One Cyclopterus lumpus isolate fCycLum1 chromosome 7, fCycLum1.pri, whole genome shotgun sequence DNA window includes the following coding sequences:
- the LOC117734038 gene encoding Ig-like V-type domain-containing protein FAM187A isoform X2 yields MSSTPSSPILLPLLLLLSPEVWSYEAPEDKQDVFARKACPAFLTFTNAAYLAGVTVEIPCHCKPQQIQSVVWFFRKHLDGSKETRALTDHHGNRLLDPNIVPHSGELRSRFSIRLFSLLIFRAGPDDSGIYICGSVHKDFFYGYDLDIQEARTLSFISRRMGVRQRLPSESTSKKREVRKGLGSTKSLYQVFTSFRPWSVCDRCGVPGEQVRVGLCHVHSHYLHVRYRRANQTVTSCGSGAVPKAFGQLKQSSVGARLQVKSCQVTCQTQAPPSSKILALMTFLGYNSASLPVFYLNHPAHRILTLGCPGARPNMAVAWDRGFEPIYRSEHLAGRDLNAPPPRLLIDTGHHLLFQPAKTQDSGVYYCWLEGHRAAEIRLLVYAHLGRGQSVTSHPDFWIALQTVLRSYVVMTAVFCLLVFGKAGVKHLRDTRETHED; encoded by the exons ATGTCTTCTACACCCTCCTCTCCCATCCTCCTCCCGCTGCTCCTCCTTCTGAGTCCTGAGGTCTGGAGCTACGAGGCTCCTGAGGATAAGCAGGATGTGTTTGCTAGAAAAGCTTGTCCTGCTTTCTTGACCTTTACCAACGCCGCCTACCTGGCTGGAGTCACAGTGGAGATCCCCTGCCACTGCAAACCACAACAG atccAATCAGTTGTGTGGTTCTTTAGGAAACATCTGGACGGCTCCAAGGAGACTAGAGCCCTGACtgatcaccatggcaacaggctGCTGGACCCTAATATAGTCCCACACAGTGGCGAGCTGCGGAGTCGATTCTCCATCCGTCTCTTCAGCCTGCTGATCTTCAGAGCAGGGCCCGACGATTCCGGCATCTATATCTGCGGCTCCGTTCACAAAGACTTCTTCTACGGTTACGACCTGGACATCCAGGAGGCACGTACGCTCAGCTTCATTTCCAG AAGGATGGGTGTAAGACAGAG GCTCCCTTCTGAAAGTACAAGCAAGAAAAGGGAAGTAAGAAAAGGACTCGGCTCTACTAAGTCGCTGTACCAAGTCTTCACCAGCTTCAGGCCCTGGTCAGTCTGCGATCGCTGTGGAGTCCCTGGAGAGCAGGTTCGTGTGGGACTCTGCCATGTCCACTCCCACTACCTGCATGTACGCTATAGACGGGCAAACCAGACCGTCACTTCCTGTGGCTCAGGGGCGGTGCCCAAGGCGTTTGGACAACTGAAGCAAAGCAGCGTCGGAGCCAGGCTGCAGGTCAAAAGCTGTCAAGTAACTTGTCAAACTCAagctcctccatcctccaaaATCTTGGCTCTGATGACATTTCTTGGATACAA TTCTGCCTCATTGCCAGTGTTTTACCTGAACCACCCTGCGCACCGTATCCTGACCCTGGGCTGTCCCGGGGCACGACCTAACATGGCCGTGGCCTGGGACCGAGGCTTTGAACCCATCTACCGATCTGAACACTTGGCAGGTCGTGACCTCAACGCCCCGCCCCCCAGGCTGCTGATAGACACCGGACACCACTTGTTGTTTCAACCTGCAAAAACTCAGGACTCTG GTGTCTACTACTGCTGGCTGGAGGGTCACCGAGCTGCTGAGATACGCCTGCTGGTCTATGCACATTTGGGGAGGGGACAGTCAGTGACTTCCCATCCTGACTTCTGGATTGCTCTCCAGACTGTGTTAAGATCATATGTTGTCATGACAGCTGTATTTTGCCTGCTGGTGTTCGGCAAAGCTGGAGTCAAACACCtcagagacaccagagaaacacaCGAGGATTAA
- the LOC117734038 gene encoding Ig-like V-type domain-containing protein FAM187A isoform X1, with amino-acid sequence MTLLKFYFFRYEICQNHHTGGFSVFAQTYFPSSSVKPIMSSTPSSPILLPLLLLLSPEVWSYEAPEDKQDVFARKACPAFLTFTNAAYLAGVTVEIPCHCKPQQIQSVVWFFRKHLDGSKETRALTDHHGNRLLDPNIVPHSGELRSRFSIRLFSLLIFRAGPDDSGIYICGSVHKDFFYGYDLDIQEARTLSFISRLPSESTSKKREVRKGLGSTKSLYQVFTSFRPWSVCDRCGVPGEQVRVGLCHVHSHYLHVRYRRANQTVTSCGSGAVPKAFGQLKQSSVGARLQVKSCQVTCQTQAPPSSKILALMTFLGYNSASLPVFYLNHPAHRILTLGCPGARPNMAVAWDRGFEPIYRSEHLAGRDLNAPPPRLLIDTGHHLLFQPAKTQDSGVYYCWLEGHRAAEIRLLVYAHLGRGQSVTSHPDFWIALQTVLRSYVVMTAVFCLLVFGKAGVKHLRDTRETHED; translated from the exons ATGACTTtgttaaagttttattttttcagataTGAAATATGTCAGAACCATCACACTGGaggtttctctgtgtttgcgCAGACGTATTTCCCTTCGTCCTCAGTGAAGCCTATAATGTCTTCTACACCCTCCTCTCCCATCCTCCTCCCGCTGCTCCTCCTTCTGAGTCCTGAGGTCTGGAGCTACGAGGCTCCTGAGGATAAGCAGGATGTGTTTGCTAGAAAAGCTTGTCCTGCTTTCTTGACCTTTACCAACGCCGCCTACCTGGCTGGAGTCACAGTGGAGATCCCCTGCCACTGCAAACCACAACAG atccAATCAGTTGTGTGGTTCTTTAGGAAACATCTGGACGGCTCCAAGGAGACTAGAGCCCTGACtgatcaccatggcaacaggctGCTGGACCCTAATATAGTCCCACACAGTGGCGAGCTGCGGAGTCGATTCTCCATCCGTCTCTTCAGCCTGCTGATCTTCAGAGCAGGGCCCGACGATTCCGGCATCTATATCTGCGGCTCCGTTCACAAAGACTTCTTCTACGGTTACGACCTGGACATCCAGGAGGCACGTACGCTCAGCTTCATTTCCAG GCTCCCTTCTGAAAGTACAAGCAAGAAAAGGGAAGTAAGAAAAGGACTCGGCTCTACTAAGTCGCTGTACCAAGTCTTCACCAGCTTCAGGCCCTGGTCAGTCTGCGATCGCTGTGGAGTCCCTGGAGAGCAGGTTCGTGTGGGACTCTGCCATGTCCACTCCCACTACCTGCATGTACGCTATAGACGGGCAAACCAGACCGTCACTTCCTGTGGCTCAGGGGCGGTGCCCAAGGCGTTTGGACAACTGAAGCAAAGCAGCGTCGGAGCCAGGCTGCAGGTCAAAAGCTGTCAAGTAACTTGTCAAACTCAagctcctccatcctccaaaATCTTGGCTCTGATGACATTTCTTGGATACAA TTCTGCCTCATTGCCAGTGTTTTACCTGAACCACCCTGCGCACCGTATCCTGACCCTGGGCTGTCCCGGGGCACGACCTAACATGGCCGTGGCCTGGGACCGAGGCTTTGAACCCATCTACCGATCTGAACACTTGGCAGGTCGTGACCTCAACGCCCCGCCCCCCAGGCTGCTGATAGACACCGGACACCACTTGTTGTTTCAACCTGCAAAAACTCAGGACTCTG GTGTCTACTACTGCTGGCTGGAGGGTCACCGAGCTGCTGAGATACGCCTGCTGGTCTATGCACATTTGGGGAGGGGACAGTCAGTGACTTCCCATCCTGACTTCTGGATTGCTCTCCAGACTGTGTTAAGATCATATGTTGTCATGACAGCTGTATTTTGCCTGCTGGTGTTCGGCAAAGCTGGAGTCAAACACCtcagagacaccagagaaacacaCGAGGATTAA